CGCCTCCCATGTCTCGCGAATGGGGACGTTAGCCGGCTTGACAGTACCTTGATCATTCATCCACCAGGCCTAGACGAATATTAACCAAGATGCACAAGAAGAATTCATATCAAACATACTGGATAGCGACGTTTCTCAGGCTCAATATACTCGAGGGCAACCGGGAAGTGGATGAGATAGAGATCAATATATCCAAGACCCCATGCCTCATTCTGGGATCGGGCAAAGGCAAGGGCATGTTCTTTCGCATGGTAGTTATTCCAAAGCTTCGTGGTGACAAAGATATCCTCACGCTTCACAAGTCCCTCCTTGATAGCGCGCTGGATACCCTGGCCCGCTTCCTTTTCGTTTTGGTAATCGTATGCTCCGTCGAAGAGTCTGTATCCGGACTTGATGGCCTACATGGTTGTTAACACAGTTGAATCGTGAAGAAGCATGGGTTTTCACATTGTAGACGGTCTCAGCTGCTTGGTCGGCGGGAACTTTCCagaggccaaagccaacCAAGGGCATTTCATGGCCAGATGCGAGCTTGACAGTAGAGGGAGCCATCGTGTTGGATGCAAGTAGCCCAATCACGATCTGGATTATTTTGACTGGTAATTAGAAAACAGAAAAAGGAGGAAATGAGACTTGAAGAGAGCGTCTTGAGCTGCTCTCTTATCCATTTTGACCTCTAGTATCCGCTTGACTCGCATCTCGAAATACCTGTCATGGTAATATCAAAACTGGTTCAGTACTATCCCAAGTCATAAACAGTTGCAAGATCCCTGCCGCTTCCCGACGCTTAGTTATTCCTCATTTGGCAATATTTGTGAAGCTAACGAGTCAAGACCGGTTCCGAAAACCCCATGTCATACCCCATCTCCCCTTGGCCCACCCCACGTAAATGCTTCAACTTTCCCACTTTGGAGTTGCAGTCCTTTTCATATAAACACTTTATTTACCATGGGAGACGCTGAGAACGAGTCAAAGGCCCGCCTGAAGAGAACGAGGACAGGGTGTCTCAAGTGCAGGGTACGAAGACGGAAGTGTAAGTCAACGATCTGGGTAAATGTCATATCGGACACTCACTAATTCTACCTTAGGCGATGAAGGGAAGCCTTCGTGCCAACgatgtgttgatggagggtTCGAGTGTCAATATGGCACCAAACTGTCGTTTCTTCAAAAGAATGCGAAGACGTCTTCGGGTCCTCATAACACAAAACAATCCTATGCTAAGCTGAGGGTATGTTGATCAAGGACGTTGATTGAGCTATGCCTGCTAACATAAGCACTAGTTTGTTGTGCCAGAAGCAGCAACGAAACCTGGTACCCATGCACATCGTAACGAATTTTCCCTGAGCGAGGCTGAAAAGACAGAGAGTTCATCTACAGAGATAGATACAATTGTTGCTGCGCACAAGATTCAACAAACAACCCCACCCGAACTGCCTGTTCAGCCTCCGTCACCAGCGATAATCAGTCCCAGCATCGATACTCATGTCAcatctcctcaagctccttctcaTAGTCTACAAGACTCTGTAGACTTCAACCTAGTCATTTCACCCTCGAATGCAGCGTATGAAACTGCCCTCGACGGACTCCTTGCTCTCGGTAACGATCACTATGTATCCCCTTCAGCACCTGCAGTAGCTCAAACCGGTACCAATGGGGGACTACTCGGACAGCTTCCACAGAATGTGCAATTAGAAGTGAGAGATAAGCCTCGTGGAGATGTCTTTCCCAATTGTCTTCATATGCCACAGGATCgtgctgttgagctgctaCGACACTACAGATATAACATTGCGCCTTGGGTAAAGTTGCCCCCTCTTGTCTCTGGGAACGATCTAACATATCTCACAGCTTGATATCAGCGATCCAGACCAGACATTTGGTTTGTTTGTCCCACGTATTGCTATGAACTCTGTTTCTGTCCTTGATTCTGTCCTCTCCCTTTCTTTGGAAACTCTTGGAGATCGTGCCCAGCTCGATCTAAATGAGCAGCCCTTATTACTTGATACGAGCACTTCCCGCATTGAAATCCTTTGCTGCGCTCTgatcttcaccttcaccgCCCTCCGCCGACAGTTCGCCACACAACCGACCTCTTGGTTAAGCCCGTCGAGGAGTACAGGCTATGAGACAATCAACTCGACCGCCTTCCAGTTACATCACCCTACTGTCGCACTGGCTATCTCTTGGATGATCCTACGCCTGGGTTGGTTTATATCTCATAAATTTCAAGGCAACTTCTAACGGGTTCAGGTGTTTCTGTCGGTCTTATGAGCGGCTCTTCAGTCCCTATACCCTCCATCGTCTCTCGCGAAGTTTCCTCACCTATAGGCATGCTGAGTAGAGAACCACACAGATGCGGGCGAGAGCCCGTTCTTCTGTGTGCTGAGGCCCTGAACTATTGCTTCGGGGGTGATATTCAGACTGATCCTGACATGATCCGCCTTCCGGCCGCTCACAGATGGAAAGCATTctctgaggctcttcaaaaGTGGTACTCAACCCGTCCCACGGACTTCAAACCCAtgctcgaggctgaagacgGCGACCAACTCTTTCCTCTGGTGCTCTTTACCAATGCGTCAGCGATCCTGGCAAATCAGCTGTATCATACATCGATGCTGTTGCTTCTACAGAATCGGCCACGTACCCTCCCGAAGGAGCATGGTCGAAATATCTATCTGTCACCGCTATGGCATGCTCAGCGAATATGCGgtatcagcctcaacaatGACACGCGGGCCAGCTGGGACTTTAGCTTGTTGGCCTCGTTTTATTTTGCTGCTAAGCGGATGACCTATGAACCCCAGCAGCATGCTATTCTGCGAGGACTTGATCGCATTGGGTCGTTGACAGGATGGAATGTGCTCTCATTGTCAGCGCAACTGATGCATGAGTGGCAACCAGATTGAGAACTCCGGGTGTTTGAGTAGGCTTCgttttttatatatataggCTTTTAGGGTTGAGAAACGATGTATCTTGTGGTCATGATTTTAGCCGTCAACTCTACATATCATTAGAGAACGAGTACATAATTTCAATAGCTAGGTGCCCAGGTGGTATATGTTATCCAGTCACGAAGCCTATGGTTTGGCTCTCCTGGGGATGCTTCGGAAAATGCATAAATGGAGCCTTATAGGCTTATAGAAATCTATTTGTACCATGACGAATGAAGGTTTgaatggttgttgatgtccGTCCAGAATAGGCAACTTTAAGCCGCTACTAACTAGTCTCTCCGCGGAGAAGTGGGGAGATGATAACCTCGAGGCCTGTAATATACCTTCCTTACCTTGTACTGTAGAATAGGTAGAGTACCATCTGCAACACGGACAAGGTTGTATGCGAGTAAAACGGGGTGGAATGAGATAAAGAtggcttttcttttctctcttgttACCTTTGTCACTCTTTCTTTATGACAGTCCTCGCTGaacctttcttctccttaaACCTTCTTCTGACTTCGTCCCATCACCATGTGCTCGCTGGCAGCTTCACAACCCCTCACCCATGATACAACACCGATAgctgatgagctcaaggtgAAGCTCAACGGTTATCCCAGTAATACACAAACTCTCAAGGCTCCCCTACCGAACCCATCCTTGCAGGTCACGGCAGATCATAACTTGAAAAGAGTCGATGCGCCCGTGTATGTGCCTAAGTCTGGCGAGGTTCTTCTTCACATCAAGGTCACTGGTATTTGtgggtgagatgagaaaTTTCCCGTCTCAAAAGACATTGGTCGCTGATTATGTGGACAGTTCTGATGTTCATTTCTGGAAAACAGGATGTATAGGTTCCCTTGTATTTGAGGGTGACTGTATCATTGGACATGAGGccgctggtgttgtgatTCGTGTCGGTGAGGATGTTGCAGATCTCAAACCTGGTAAGCGAAAAAATGAGGAGAATGAAGTATTATGACTTATACGAGCATCTAGGCGACCGAGTGGCTGTTGAGCCTGGCGTTCCTTGCGGCCTTTGCTTTCTGTGTAAAGACGGCCGATATAATCTCTGTGAAGATGTACAGTTCTCCGGGGTCTTCCCTTATGCAGGAACTCTGCAGAGATACAAGGTTCATCCCGCCAAATGGCTTCATAAGTATGACAAAGTGGAGTTATAAGACATGGAAGCATTGAGGAACTAATGGCTTTCAGACTTCCAGATAGCGTCTCTTTCGCCGAGGGCGCCCTTCTCGAGCCCCTGGGCGTCGTCCTCCATGGCATAAACTCAGCCCCGATCACACTCGGGACGCCTGTTGTGATCTGTGGTGCCGGTCCTAttggtcttcttgctctcgCCGCTGCGCGAGCTTCTGGTGCCCATCCCCTAGTCATCACGGATGTTGAACCCAAACGACTGGCTTTTGCCAAGGAGTTTGTCCCAACAGCTATTACGTATCAAGTTGACATTAGCAAGAGCAGCGAGCAGAATGGCAGGGCTGTGAGGAAACTATTCGGTGAGACAGAGTATGTTCAGCCTAGGGTTGTGTTTGAGTGTACCGGTATGGAGAGCAGTGTATGCTCCGCTGCGTACATGGCACGTCGTGGAGGTGTTCTCATGGTTGTCGGTGTTGGCAGGTCAATCATGAACAACCTGCCTTTTATGCATTTGTCTCTTGCTGAGGTGTGTGATCAAGACTTTTGGTGCTGAGGTGGGACACTGATGATAGTTCACAGATTCAACTTCGATTCATCAACAGATACAAGGACACCTGGCCAGCAGGTATTGCGTGTATTGAGGGGGGCTTGATAGATGCGAAGAAGTTGGTATCGCATGTTTTCCCTCTGGAACAGGCTCTGGAGGGTTTGACTTTATCGGCAGACCCTAAGAATGGGTGCATCAAGGTGCATATTgtggatgaggctgagacatcGTATTTCTAAAATCTCTAGCAATGGTCTTTGGCCCAACAAGGCATCCATTGTTACTCCTACTTAACCAAGGCAGTATTGTGTCTTTAGTTGATGTAGTGAATTAACTGCACCGCAAATAAACCCACTACCTCGTCTTGATAAACATCCCTTCAGTACAAGTTAAAGACTTACTATCTGGCGATTTGGCTTCAATACCAGAAATCAAGATACCGTGTAGCTGGCTACCCCTATAAACTCAGGCCTAGGTTCCCAGCTGTCTAGGTATGGACCCACGATAGTGGGATCGTATTAGTGGAAGCTGGCACTGAAACAATCCCATTGACCGccacatcttcaacggcCTCGTCTTGTACAATGATAGAcgtctcttttttttttttttttttttttttttttttttttttttttacaaTTACCTTAGTCGAGTCCATATTCACGGCTTGACATGGCAACGCTCCCTGCCCAAGCCTTTCCGTCTTCTCATCCGTCTTAGCTCCAGTTAGCCACAACCATCAATGCTTTGATGCCAATGGATGCCCTGGCTGCCGAGCCCACTAAGCCTCAGCGATCACAGCGCCAAGTTGGTATGATGACGTCGcatccaattcttcatcgtcaacgggGGGCAGCTGACATGGTCTTTCGGCCTCTGACTCGTCGTTGCCTGGGCCAAAATCAGGGGATGAGTGAGGGTGTCGACATGGAACAAGGCTGAGCATTTTAGTTGCCAACCCACCTATATGCTTGTGTAGATATACATATACATAGTAAGGTACTGTAtagcaaggcaaggtaccttGGCTAGagttcttttgcttcttaGAACGTCAGCAGTCTTGTTGCATGTGAAGCACCGGCTCTTCGCTCTTGACTTTTTGTCACACGACAGTTTCTCATAACGTCAgttgtcttgcttccatATTCGGGCTCATACCTATCTAAGTGCCTACctagtaggtacctaccaaGGCACCTACTGaaataccttaccttaccgATAGAAGGTACCTAAGCTGAACAAAGGACAGGCCAAAACCTCGAGTCTCCCAACGTTTACCTCCATACCACTTCCAACAACTACCTACCGCCTATTTCAATGCTCAATGAATACTTACCAACGTTAATTCCTCACATACACCCATAGCACCACGACTATGGGTGCTACTCAGTACTATCGCTCTCAGATTGGCGAAGAGTCCGTCATCGACTACTCTCATACCGACTTTcccttcaagcttctcgccaAAGACGTATACTATTTCTTCGTCTATGTATGGGCACTGCCATGGGTCATCTGGCCCGTCTATCCCTTCAAATGCAAGGTTTTCGATGAGCTCTATCCATCCCCTCAGAACGTATTCTGCGTTGTCGTCCACTtggttctcttcttcctgcaGCTAGGGTTCATCATAGCCCTGCCATTCTCTGTTGTGTTTCCAGTCTGGATGGCGGCAACAGGTATTGCTGGGTTCATGTTTACCAACTGGCTCATctgcaagcttctcaatggtAGTAAGGAAACTTATACCTCGGATGAAAAGTACGCCGAGGCTCGGCCTGAGCACGCCCATGAACAATGGGTTTTCTTGAACGGCGTCGCTGTTGGGTATGATAATCTCAAACTGAAACATGGTATCATCCACTGACGAGATCATAGAGAACATTGGATGCAGTCAAATTTGAACCGGCTTGCACTGACCTTTGGCCGGCCTATCCTTGGTATTCACAACCAGACTCGCGGAATAATatttgatgttgttgaatgCCTGATACAGCGCAATTTTGGCTACGCAACTGGGGATGTCAGAATTTGCTTCAGacttctcaaagacatcctATATGATGAAAGCAAATCCAAAGTCGTCTTCGTGCTACACTCCCAAGGAGGAATCGAGGGAGGTCTGGTTCTCGATTGGTTGCTCCAGGAGCTGCCACAAGATCTAATGTCTAAACTCGAGGTTTATACCTTTGGAAACGCAGCCAATCACTTCAACaatcctcatcgtcatcggtCTTCGCAGATGCTGGCTCGCCTCAAGCCCCTATCTGCGATGAGCACCGTTCTTACCGAGTCCTCTTTCGACTCTCCTTCTAGCAGCCCACTCGAAGCTAAGGATGACCTGGCCCTAAAGACTCGCAATCCGGTCAGGAAAGAATCTTCTGGCGTGTCGACTCGATCTATTTCCGCTGCCAAAGACAGGTGTATCTTGCATGTGGAGCACTATGCCAATAGTACAGATTTTGTTGCCATATGGGGCATACTGCATTTTGCAACGAACAGGATGGAATCGCGAGAACTCCCACGGTTTCAGGGGCGATTGTTCTCTCGGGCAGATGGCCGCCACGGTGGCCACCAGATGAATCAGCATTACCTAAACGCCATGTTCcctttgaagaaggatgctgagacTGGAGAGTATGTGGgagctgatgaagacaatgagTTCATGaatgaggccatcaaggtcGGTGAAGAAGGCAGTGCCTCTGCCAACGCGAGAGAAGCCTTCGAAATATCATGGGCTGGGACGCAGGGATTTGGGTCTGGCGATGCTTCAACTCCGATTGAGGTTCATGGGATCTCAAACAAAATCAAGGAGGCTAGTGACGACCACAGAATCCGTGTGAAGGATGTGAGTCGTTTGTGGAGTTACAGAAATGGCCGGAGTCCTGTAGAGTTACCCCCAATGCTTGTCTCTGAGAACGGTGTGCCTAGAACAGCAACTCTATGAGCTTGGGAGGGGGCAACATAAGCAGATAAGGGACATaaagaagaggcaaagcaTTGAGAAGTGCCACACCCAGTATACTTGTATGAATATACCCTAACGccagtcatgatggtatTGTTTTAGTTTGAGAACACATGGCCGTAACGCGGTCTTTCAAATCTAATTTTTATCCTTTGTACATCATATAATACATGCTTGCTTGCAGCCGGGACCTTAGGTCCATTAAATTCTTCCGAGCTCTTACCGTGATGTATCTGGTCGGGGATAACCAGGAGTTTGGCTATTTGTGTtccgtcttcttcgagtGGCGGTAGCCTGGCTTTCCAGAGCATGAGTCGACTCGCTGATTTCTAGTGGATAGACTGGTTGCGCAGTTGCCGGCTGTAATCTTCCAAATTCAATAATGCGACCGTGGAACTGAATCCCCCCGGAACCTGATCTCACCATGTCCGCGCTATCAGCCTCCGCCTCCGGTCTAGGGCTCGAGGTGATTTCCCTCCTAGAAGCCCCTTCAGGATTCCACGGCCCTGATTGCCTCGTTTGCCATGATTGATACCCCACAGAGACATTGTCAGGACTATTTGTGATACGTCGTGGCGAGGGCTCTGTGGCTGTGACCGATGGTACGCGGCGTGCCCACCTGGGAACAGGAGGGTTGTTCGAGACAggctgatctgatctggATGAAGAGTTTCGTGACATGGGCTGAGAAGAGTGACTTTCAGGTCCCGACGAGGGTGGTCGAAGGGTGCTGCTTGCAAGGCTATTTGGCAacgaagatgagaagacctCTCCAGTAGACAGAGTACGACGATGGTAAGATGCTGGTTGCTGATGATGTGATATAGGTCTGAGGCTGCTCACCGAGTGGCTAGTGACAGGCAGGCCCGGTGCCCACTGGTCGATATCTGCATCAAGAGATGTATCCGAATGACTTGCGCGTGGAAGGTCTGTTATGTGATCATGGGTGAGCCAGTCTGCGTTGGCAATCTCCATAGTTGGGATGGTGCCATCTCCTGAACCCATGAACGGGTTTTCTTCAGCACGCTCACGAGTTATCTCGCGAGGGTGAGAGCCTGGTCCAGGAATAGCCCCCACGCTCTGGCCTCTGACTGTCGGCCTTATAACGCGCTCGACAGGCTCAAAGAGTGGCCCTGATCGAGGGACACTTGGTTCCCTAACCAGAGTCCAACTATCATTCAGGTCGCGTTCAGACACCCTTGGGCTGTTGCCACTTGAACGTCTTTCTGATGGCCGTTGCTGAAAAACCACGCTCCCCATTAGAgtatcgtcatcctcatggaACACCGGTACGGGCATTGTACTATCGTAAGGATATGGTGCATCGTTGTCTGCTTCTAGAGAAGGGAAACTAGTGCGCAAGTCCCAAGGggcttgcttttcttcctcgatgTTGTCGTCATCCGGAGTGGTAAAAGAGCTCGACAGAGAAGCACTGTTGCTTTTCTCAAATACCGACACGTAAGGTCCCCGAACCCATCTTCCTTCGGAGTCTGTGGTCATTGAGCGTGCCAAAGTCCGAATCTTGATTTGCATATCCTCGAAACGGTCTTGCAAGGCTTGCTCAACCGACATGAGTTCTAGACTCGGCCTATCgacctcttcaagatgcttcaAAATCCTTCGGCACTGGGTGGCATACCTTCGATAGTCATCTGGAATGCCCATCTCCTTATTGTTCTTGGCACGACTATCTCCCCGGTCAAAAGACTCGAGGAAAACAGCGGCAGCACGTTCAAGCCAAAAATTGTACTGCCCGTCTATCTTCAAGGCCTCGAGAAAGAAGCTTTGCACGATGCCGTGGATCTTGAGCACATCAAGGGGCTCCATTGGTCTTGAACTAGGGATCGTCTCGCCGGGCGTGCTCACCGATGGGACATCTTCTATCTCGTCACGCTCGATAAGAGCAAACGCTATGAGAACGGTAAATGTCTTGTTAAGACTCCGCTTACCCATCAAGTCGTAGGTACGCACAGGAGTGCGCTTATCAAGTGCCTTCAGGCCTGGCAAGTTAGCTTCGTTCTGAGAGTGGTGGGGGGCCTGATAACATACCAAGTGACAGCATCTCGACCGGCACCCGTCCTCCCCAGAATGCGAGTAAATACATGAGGTTAAGCGCCGCCGTCTCACCTCGTGCCTTAAGCTTTTCTCGCACAGCTTTGTAAGCGCCCAACCCGCCGGTACGGGGCCGCTTCTTGTAAGATCGAATGTATTTTGCCAGTGGCTCTTTGGTAGCTTTCATTTGACCAGCTGCGGTATGTATGGCTAGTGGCAGACCTTCCACCAACCGAACTACTTCGAGAGCGCGGTCGAGATCGTCCTGAGTCCAGggtttcttcttgtccatATCCTCAAGCAGCAATGTGCAAGCATCATTATCAGCCAGGGGTCCGAGTTCGAGTTTCTGGGGATTGTCAAAGTGATGGTCCGCTGCGATGGATGTGTCAGTAGACGTAAGGATCAGGCTTGAGTTTCTCGCATCGGGTATGCAATTCTTCAGATTCGGGGTGTCATACAGAGCTCCATCCAGGATGAGGAGCCAGTTCTCTGATCGATCAAGCCAGTTTCGAACCAAAGGGATCACCTTGCTCGGGTTCTGGAGGGTTGTCTCGTCCTGTATATCAATTTCTGCTCGAGACATGGCATGTTTTGCAATCCTCAAGAATCCgtcttcgagatcttcagGAGTCTTTGTGCGTACCCAGAAGACGCCGCACGAGTAGTCATGGCGATGTTTGAAAGCATATTCCCTGGCAAGATGCGTCTTTCCTCCCCCAGGAACTGACCATATGAGAACAGCAGAAGTACCCTGGTCTCTACGCTGTCGGTCCATGAGCATGGCATGAAGATCCTGCAAGTCTTGCTGTCGGCCTCTGAAGAGCGAGTTGGGTCGAAAGCGTTCTGGGTGAACGAATATTGGTTCATATCTATTGAGTAGTGCCAAAGATGATCCTTCCAGGACTGGTTTTTCCCCTCTGAATGCTGATGTATCTTGACTCAGCACAGGTGTCTGAGTCTGACTTGTGTAAGGCGACATGATCTCGTTTGCCCTTGCCATGGCACGGGCTCgtctctcgtcttcttcggcaaGCCATCGTTCCTGGGTAGCAGATGGGGCCTTTTGAATCCACTGCAAAATAGTGATAGCAATGTTACGAAAGCCTGGGGAGTTGGTGCCTTCGAACTTGCACATGTTGGAGTGTGATGCCTCTACCCCGTAGTAAGTGACACCAGGCAACTGAGGTCCAGCTGAGTTGGCATCAACAATGAAAATTCTATAAAAGAAAGTTAGCCAGGTGAGCGAGCTTTCAAGGAGGGAAGGACGGCATACTTGTGGCCCTTGATATCTGTTTTCTGATTCTCGCGAACCATATGAATCTCAAAGCGCTGATATATATCCAAAAAGTGACTGTTGATATTCGCCAAGGTTTCGTTGTCCTTCTTAAGAGTCTTCAAAAGCACCGACTCAGAGTCGAAAAACCTCTTGGGCATGACTGCATCGGACATGGCTTGAAGGATGAGACCCCAGGTAGCTGCATCTGAGCCAACATGGGGTGTTCCTAAGAAGACCAGGCCGAAAGTCGAGACGAAAATGGACCGGAAATGCTCGAGGTGAGGTTCGCGAACATCAGATGAGTAAAGGAGAGCTCGTTTGACGAGGATGCCCCCCAAGCTATGGCATACCCAAATGATGGAGTTCTTGGATGTGCCTTcgctttggcgatggagggTCAGATTTGTTATGAGATTCTGCGCATGCTGGTGAATGAAGCTGTCGCTGGCTGTTTGATTGTTCTTTTTGGAGTAGACGTCTGCATTATACCCATAGACCAGGATGTTAGCCTGGGCACCTCTGAGTGCCACTGGTAATAGGTCCAGAGGCCAGAAAGTTCCATTCTTGGCCGTCCATGTCTTGTCGGGTGTTCCATTGAGCCCATGCACAAGAACAATGTCAGCTTTGGCCTCTGGATGAGTGTATACCGCTGTTGTCTCGTAGCGGGCTACTGAACGGTTCTCGGACCCCTATTTCGGCCACTGTTAGTCAACTGCTGCACGCTGTGAATGAGACTCAACAGGTTCGAGCAGTGAGACTCACCATGATGTGTCGTCGAAAATGGGGAAGCTCGATAGTCGTGGTGTCGTTCCAAACATTGGGGAATCCCTGAACAGAGCTAAGTCGAgcgagcaagcaagcaagcaaccTTGCAAGAAATGCGCGGCTGATCGGCGTATAAATGGCCGCTCGAATCAGAACGAGG
This region of Fusarium verticillioides 7600 chromosome 3, whole genome shotgun sequence genomic DNA includes:
- a CDS encoding alcohol dehydrogenase, which translates into the protein MCSLAASQPLTHDTTPIADELKVKLNGYPSNTQTLKAPLPNPSLQVTADHNLKRVDAPVYVPKSGEVLLHIKVTGICGSDVHFWKTGCIGSLVFEGDCIIGHEAAGVVIRVGEDVADLKPGDRVAVEPGVPCGLCFLCKDGRYNLCEDVQFSGVFPYAGTLQRYKVHPAKWLHKLPDSVSFAEGALLEPLGVVLHGINSAPITLGTPVVICGAGPIGLLALAAARASGAHPLVITDVEPKRLAFAKEFVPTAITYQVDISKSSEQNGRAVRKLFGETEYVQPRVVFECTGMESSVCSAAYMARRGGVLMVVGVGRSIMNNLPFMHLSLAEIQLRFINRYKDTWPAGIACIEGGLIDAKKLVSHVFPLEQALEGLTLSADPKNGCIKVHIVDEAETSYF